In the genome of Cryptomeria japonica chromosome 8, Sugi_1.0, whole genome shotgun sequence, one region contains:
- the LOC131034947 gene encoding uncharacterized protein LOC131034947 isoform X2 translates to MVINNLACHMYNSSGRASMLATSILSTSVPWVPFNVPPFLAASAPGEEKASIPCRELAPINRKEFHRVVAFLLERPQILTACGMLEFVSDLINVASALELQPSLLKVQFSGLIYSYDPVLCHIVLMIYAHFVDAFDGEDKNICRRLVLISKEASQPLIVRLLVIHWMLGLESLSLQKNRRSTLVSIASDLYPPVFDPLSLKAIKLDALAYCAINFDPTPTERLHLPTNRPLDFSVSERGNTSVAVGEVTAGKLFNDGLACVSSFRWLPPWSTETRLAFRMLHRFLTVAIPHPSIDEETISLYTKSALFDTLQSLLVNTALELQKLVPNILSLIDRLLYCESHQLLGECLLQIFNGYLLSKLVPDRHLSAYFPIFDRIAESSSIPPRHLLELLTLYAGTLVNKYDPETLSMSWSRGSKVLGICRTVLMHHHSSRVFLVLSRLLAFLCRFFPDLEIRDSARIYLRMLICIPGNKLRRILSLGDQLPDDSSAPQLSSFFRSPSPRAPQSVMQNLSTYIHLSRVTPLIVKQSWSLVIVNSDINEEIYSVGEQNVNLEEPSMAIAESKEGTDREHVAMDGVFRGVEPLRVMDSKVSEMLGILRRHFATIPDVRHGPGLKVSVHCKLSFDSEGRFPAGQDDSFHNPQLNSDDSWPALYAIVIKFSSGSQYGPIPSVHIPFLMGEPPRKNEPHFSSKSEEEKSILMQVQDGSIIEPGKEADSQQPANNNKRATRSSSMDEDKEGFQELVIIELEPKEPVPALIDVFIEATGEAGQSIRGQLQSIPVGIEDLFMKSPVPNDVQEEEVADYYFILFNVLWEACESPGKIGRETFLLGGSKGVAAIHGTGSVKLLEAQSDRVIDSVGHFLGPSVVAVSGEQLINIVKDNNIVKDVVWKDEKSHSSDEEISNSPGHNLSQEGPLQLKYLLDATDIDDSIEISKTHIGCFFILIFLPPRFHLLLKMEVSEFSTLVRIRTDHWPCLAYVDEFLEALSIR, encoded by the exons ATGGTTATCAACAATCTTGCTTGCCATATGTATAATTCTTCAGGAAGGGCTTCCATGCTGGCAACATCGATTTTGTCCACATCAGTACCATGGGTTCCTTTCAATGTTCCTCCCTTTCTGGCTGCCTCTGCACCTGGGGAAGAGAAAGCATCAATTCCTTGTAGAGAACTGGCCCCTATTAATCGGAAAGAGTTTCACAG GGTAGTGGCATTTTTACTAGAGCGTCCCCAGATTTTGACAGCTTGTGGAATGCTGGAATTTGTCTCAGACCTTATAAATGTTGCATCTGCCTTAGAGCTCCAACCTTCACTCTTGAAGGTGCAATTCTCAGGTCTGATATATTCATATGATCCTGTACTTTGTCACATTGTTTTGATGATATACGCCCACTTTGTTGATGCATTTGATGGAGAAGACAAAAACATCTGCAGACGCTTAGTGCTAATATCTAAAGAAGCATCGCAACCTCTCATTGTTCGTCTACTTGTTATTCACTGGATGTTAGGACTGGAAAGCCTTTCCTTACAGAAGAATAGAAGATCTACATTGGTCTCTATAGCTTCTGACTTATACCCACCAGTTTTTGATCCACTTTCACTGAAAGCGATAAAATTAGATGCTCTTGCATATTGTGCAATCAATTTTGATCCCACTCCGACAGAGCGATTGCATCTTCCTACCAACAGGCCACTTGACTTTTCAGTCTCAGAAAGAGGCAATACTTCTGTTGCAGTGGGAGAAGTAACTGCAGGAAAACTTTTCAATGATGGCCTTGCTTGTGTTTCATCTTTCCGATGGTTGCCTCCATGGAGCACGGAGACAAGATTAGCCTTCCGCATGCTACACAGATTCTTGACAGTTGCAATTCCTCATCCTTCAATTGATGAAGAAACTATTAGCTTATACACAAAGTCTGCCCTCTTTGACACATTGCAG AGTCTACTGGTGAATACGGCATTGGAGCTTCAGAAGTTAGTTCCCAATATCCTTTCTCTTATAGACCGGCTTCTGTATTGTGAGTCTCATCAGCTCTTGGGGGAGTGTCTTCTCCAAATATTCAATGGGTATTTGCTGTCAAAGCTGGTTCCAGATCGTCACTTGTCTGCATACTTTCCAATATTTGATAGAATTGCTGAGAGTAGTTCTATTCCTCCTCGCCATTTGTTGGAATTATTAACATTGTATGCTGGAACTCTTGTAAATAAATATGACCCAGAAACTCTATCAATGTCATGGTCTCGAGGAAGTAAAGTGCTTGGAATTTGTAGGACTGTACTCATGCATCACCATAGTTCCAGGGTTTTTCTTGTCCTATCTCGTCTTCTGGCTTTTCTTTGTCGCTTTTTTCCAGATTTGGAGATTCGTGACAGTGCAAG GATTTATCTACGAATGCTTATTTGCATTCCTGGCAACAAACTCAGACGTATATTAAGCCTTGGAGATCAGCTACCTGATGATTCTTCTGCTCCACAACTCTCTTCTTTTTTTCGCAGTCCATCTCCAAGGGCACCACAGAGTGTCATGCAAAATTTGTCTACTTACATTCATCTTTCTAGAGTCACTCCTCTTATTGTTAAACAGTCATGGTCTCTGGTTATTGTCAATTCAGATATAAATGAAGAAATATATTCCGTAGGTGAACAAAATGTGAATCTGGAAGAACCATCAATGGCTATTGCAGAGTCAAAGGAAGGGACTGATAGAGAACATGTTGCCATGGATGGAGTTTTCAGAGGGGTGGAGCCTTTGCGGGTTATGGATTCAAAGGTATCTGAGATGTTAGGAATTTTACGAAGGCACTTTGCCACTATTCCAGATGTTCGCCATGGGCCAGGCCTGAAGGTCAGTGTACACTGCAAACTTAGCTTTGATTCAGAAGGAAGGTTTCCAGCAGGGCAGGATGATTCTTTTCACAATCCACAGTTGAATAGTGATGATTCATGGCCTGCACTTTATGCTATTGTTATTAAATTTTCTTCTGGTAGCCAATATGGACCGATACCATCTGTTCACATTCCTTTTCTTATGGGTGAGCCTCCAAGAAAGAATGAGCCACATTTTTCAAGTAAATCTGAAGAGGAAAAATCGATATTGATGCAAGTGCAAGATGGATCTATTATAGAACCAGGTAAAGAAGCAGATAGTCAACAACCTGCAAACAATAATAAAAGAGCCACAAGGAGTAGCTCTATGGATGAAGACAAAGAGGGCTTCCAAGAGTTAGTGATAATTGAATTAGAACCTAAAGAACCAGTGCCTGCACTTATTGATGTTTTTATTGAGGCAACTGGGGAGGCTGGGCAGAGTATTCGTGGTCAACTTCAAAGCATTCCAGTTGGTATAGAAGACCTCTTTATGAAATCTCCAGTTCCAAATGATGTCCAAGAGGAAGAAGTTGCAGACTATTACTTCATTCTGTTTAATGTATTGTGGGAAGCCTGTGAGAGTCCAGGGAAGATTGGCCGAGAGACATTCCTACTTGGAGGTAGCAAAGGAGTTGCTGCAATTCACGGAACCGGATCTGTCAAGCTTTTAGAAGCTCAATCAGACCGTGTAATAGACTCTGTGGGACACTTTTTAGGTCCTTCTGTTGTGGCTGTAAGTGGTGAACAACTTATCAATATTGTAAAGGATAACAACATTGTTAAGGATGTTGTCTGGAAGGATGAAAAGTCACATTCTTCTGATGAAGAAATATCTAATTCACCAGGACATAACCTCAGTCAAGAAGGTCCTCTTCAGCTAAAGTACTTACTGGATGCTACTGATATTGATGATTCCATTGAAATTTCTAAGACACATATTGGttgtttcttcattcttatttTCCTGCCCCCTCGCTTCCACTTACTATTAAAGATGGAGGTATCTGAGTTCTCAACCTTGGTACGGATCAGGACAGATCATTGGCCATGTCTTGCATATGTGGATGAGTTTCTGGAAGCTTTATCCATAAGATGA